Proteins found in one Asterias amurensis chromosome 13, ASM3211899v1 genomic segment:
- the LOC139946537 gene encoding uncharacterized protein, whose translation MYATGSPASTPDGGTLQDLLNALTKPPKWMVETSTPPGVTDSSVFNNSWTPKGEPTWRNGVGTHSRWNQTLNSTTWSLTAGNTIVTGTPTSTDGEVETTTINNATEFWYKYGISITVAVLVIVVVVVLIIQCRMVHQKRLRRRRLVDLIQSGKVKRTDKAREQIFESFHRRATNDSVAAMLNTAPTAQQEEIPMRHLAHLHDAPHRAMAPVTGRGMMMEPLARVYPLRFEPVCPRDAMKNANLTDPYPYDNRRLWNTTAGLYPIRAHRSVLSEPAIARPSSRRYSSRNRIKRIPTRGDYRLPKFNLSGKRIVTSPETNAFLRMRNREVRHHSHTMAYAEPSASTLLMDLNTPTPKLVVPTNTPNTHCTDSAGDNASPHGPGLDSDFGASAGIPHFTVSPDDSMNCDEDTVSVRDASYEWDTYDPAYMNRTVSYVDGAYFPVLHRKQYWV comes from the exons ATGTACGCAACCGGGAGTCCTGCGAGTACACCGGACGGCGGCACCCTCCAGGACCTGCTGAATGCTCTCACCAAGCCGCCGAAGTGGATGGTGGAGACGTCGACTCCCCCTGGTGTCACTGACTCATCGGTCTTCAACAACAGCTGGACTCCCAAGGGAGAGCCAACATGGAGAAACGGTGTTGGTACGCACAGCCGTTGGAATCAAACCCTGAATTCCACCACGTGGTCACTCACTGCGGGAAATACTATTGTGACTGGTACACCAACAAGCACAGATGGTGAGGTTGAAACTACGACTATAAACAACGCCACGGAATTTTGGTACAAATATGGCATAAGTATAACCGTTGCTGTGCTGGTGATTGTGGTGGTTGTTGTTTTGATCATACAGTGTAGAATGGTTCATCAGAAACGACTACGAAGACGCCGACTCGTTGATTTAATCCAAAGTGGAAAGGTGAAACGAACCGATAAGGCAAGGGAGCAGATCTTCGAGAGCTTTCATAGACGGGCTACAAACGATTCCGTGGCTGCGATGCTTAATACTGCCCCCACAGCCCAGCAAGAGGAGATACCCATGCGTCACCTCGCCCACCTTCACGACGCACCGCACCGGGCTATGGCACCGGTGACTGGCCGGGGTATGATGATGGAACCACTCGCCAGAGTCTACCCACTACGTTTCGAGCCAGTGTGTCCGAGGGATGCTATGAAGAACGCCAATCTGACCGACCCATACCCGTACGACAACCGTCGACTGTGGAACACCACTGCGGGTTTGTACCCAATACGGGCACACAGATCAGTGCTGTCTGAGCCTGCCATTGCTCGGCCAAGCAGCAGGAGATATTCCTCCAGGAATCGTATCAAGAGAATACCGACTAGAGGGGACTATAGACTGCCCAAGTTCAACCTCTCTGGCAAAAGAATTGTTACATCACCAGAGACGAATGCTTTTCTGAGGATGCGGAACAGGGAAGTGCGACATCATAGCCACACTATGGCGTATGCTGAACCCAGCGCTAGTACACTACTCATGGAT CTCAACACGCCCACTCCAAAGCTCGTGGTTCCCACCAACACACCCAACACGCACTGCACCGACTCCGCCGGGGATAACGCCTCTCCACACGGCCCAGGTCTGGACTCGGACTTCGGTGCGAGTGCCGGGATCCCGCACTTCACCGTCTCGCCCGATGACAGCATGAACTGCGACGAGGATACCGTGTCTGTACGTGATGCAAGCTACGAATGGGATACCTACGATCCCGCCTACATGAATAGAACCGTCAGCTATGTGGACGGGGCATACTTCCCGGTGCTTCATAGGAAACAGTATTGGGTCtga
- the LOC139946207 gene encoding dynein light chain Tctex-type 5-B-like — protein MSLMKLLKASQNRDASEASRASGASSPTTTAVDAASEQGESLVPPARGFGGRKMSVWSTVARKLSVSTTASSKAPVKPTITLPKKRFENSYRLEPETTTKFNVPKVEKFLSELLEMRLKSETYDAKTCSSLTTSLADVIKGRMKKMGFPRHRIVVYVVVGEKKDQGFQACGRSVWDDSADNFVYVTYENASLFVVANVYGVYYE, from the coding sequence ATGTCACTtatgaaactactgaaagcgtCTCAGAACCGCGATGCGTCCGAGGCCTCCCGGGCGAGCGGAGCGTCGTCCCCCACGACCACCGCGGTCGATGCCGCCTCGGAGCAAGGCGAGTCACTAGTCCCACCGGCCCGGGGATTCGGTGGGCGCAAGATGTCCGTCTGGTCAACTGTAGCCCGTAAACTTTCCGTGTCTACAACCGCCTCAAGCAAAGCACCCGTCAAACCGACGATAACCCTGCCCAAGAAACGCTTTGAGAACTCCTACAGACTGGAGCCGGAGACTACTACCAAGTTCAACGTGCCTAAAGTGGAGAAGTTCTTAAGTGAGCTACTTGAGATGCGACTCAAGTCAGAGACCTACGACGCTAAGACGTGCAGCTCACTGACGACCAGTCTAGCGGATGTCATCAAGGGACGGATGAAGAAGATGGGGTTTCCGAGACATCGAATCGTTGTCTATGTCGTGGTTGGGGAGAAGAAGGACCAGGGATTCCAGGCGTGCGGTAGGAGCGTCTGGGACGACTCGGCTGATAATTTTGTGTATGTCACCTACGAAAATGCATCCCTGTTTGTAGTTGCGAATGTGTATGGTGTGTACTACGAGTAG